In a genomic window of Hyphomonas sp.:
- a CDS encoding phage tail protein, giving the protein MARLSIFTAALIAATLAAPSAQAGPDEYLGEILTVGFNFCPRGTLEADGRLLPISQNSALFSLLGTMYGGDGRTTFALPDLRGRVVVGAGQGPGLTDRRQGERGGTESDIAGPALAHDGAADPLGDSAAGNNMPPYLALKHCVVTQGIFPSRN; this is encoded by the coding sequence ATGGCCCGGCTTTCCATTTTCACGGCAGCACTCATCGCAGCGACACTGGCCGCACCATCGGCGCAGGCCGGCCCGGACGAGTATCTCGGCGAGATCCTGACCGTCGGCTTCAATTTCTGCCCGCGCGGCACGCTGGAGGCGGATGGCCGCCTGCTGCCGATTTCTCAGAATTCGGCGCTCTTCTCCCTGCTCGGCACCATGTATGGCGGGGATGGGCGCACCACATTTGCCCTGCCCGATCTGCGCGGACGGGTGGTCGTCGGCGCGGGCCAGGGCCCCGGCCTGACCGACCGCCGGCAAGGCGAGCGTGGCGGCACCGAATCCGACATTGCTGGCCCGGCACTGGCGCATGATGGCGCAGCAGACCCGCTGGGCGACTCCGCCGCCGGAAACAACATGCCGCCTTATCTCGCGCTGAAACACTGCGTCGTGACGCAAGGCATCTTCCCGTCCCGGAACTGA
- a CDS encoding YdcH family protein, which produces MSHTPHELAADFPEAADRIRALKESNPHFARLAEEYHEVNRQIHRIETDVEPASDDFQTRLRKQRMALKDELYALLNAPA; this is translated from the coding sequence ATGTCGCACACGCCGCACGAACTCGCCGCCGATTTTCCGGAAGCTGCCGACCGCATCCGGGCATTGAAGGAGTCCAATCCCCATTTCGCGCGCCTGGCCGAGGAATATCATGAGGTGAACCGCCAGATTCACCGCATCGAGACGGATGTCGAACCGGCCAGCGATGATTTCCAGACCCGGCTGCGCAAGCAGCGCATGGCGCTGAAGGATGAATTGTACGCCCTTCTGAACGCCCCGGCCTGA
- the ruvB gene encoding Holliday junction branch migration DNA helicase RuvB, which yields MSREGALSDPNAQGGDALDRALRPQAFDDYVGQRKAKSNLKVYVEAARKRAEALDHVLLFGPPGLGKTTLAQILAREMGVGFRATSGPVIAKAGDLAAILTNLEPNDVLFIDEIHRLPPVVEEILYPAMEDYALDIVIGEGPSARSVRLDLSPFTLVGATTRAGLLATPLRDRFGIPLRLEFYEPEELARIVMAAARKLTAPITEEGAIEIASRARGTPRIALRLLRRVRDFAEADGGTITKDAAASALKRLEIDSDGLDALDRRYLHALVKTYAGGPVGVETLAAALSEARDAVEDVIEPYLMQKGYVARTPRGRVAAPLAYDRLGLPNPGTGQAGLFGEK from the coding sequence ATGAGCCGCGAGGGCGCCTTGTCCGACCCGAACGCCCAGGGCGGCGATGCGCTGGACCGCGCGCTGCGGCCGCAGGCCTTTGATGACTATGTCGGCCAGCGCAAGGCGAAGTCCAATCTGAAAGTCTATGTCGAGGCCGCGCGCAAGCGTGCCGAAGCGCTGGACCATGTTCTCCTGTTCGGCCCGCCGGGCCTCGGCAAGACGACGCTGGCACAGATCCTGGCCCGGGAAATGGGTGTCGGGTTCCGCGCGACCTCCGGCCCCGTCATTGCCAAGGCCGGGGATCTCGCGGCGATCCTGACCAATCTGGAGCCGAACGATGTTCTGTTCATTGACGAGATCCACCGCCTGCCGCCCGTCGTGGAGGAAATCCTCTATCCTGCGATGGAGGATTATGCCCTCGACATCGTGATTGGCGAAGGCCCGTCGGCGCGCTCGGTGCGGCTGGATTTGTCGCCCTTTACCCTTGTCGGCGCCACCACCCGCGCCGGCCTGCTGGCCACGCCCTTGCGGGACCGGTTCGGCATTCCGCTGCGGCTGGAATTCTATGAGCCGGAGGAACTCGCCCGCATCGTCATGGCCGCCGCGCGCAAGCTGACCGCACCGATCACGGAAGAGGGCGCCATCGAGATTGCCAGCCGGGCCCGGGGTACACCGCGAATCGCGCTGCGCCTGCTCCGCCGGGTGCGCGACTTTGCCGAAGCCGATGGCGGCACGATCACGAAAGACGCCGCCGCCAGCGCGCTGAAACGGCTTGAAATCGATTCCGACGGACTCGACGCGCTGGACCGGCGCTATCTGCATGCGCTGGTAAAGACCTATGCCGGCGGGCCGGTCGGCGTGGAGACGCTGGCCGCGGCCCTGTCGGAAGCGCGCGACGCGGTGGAGGACGTGATCGAGCCCTATCTGATGCAGAAAGGCTATGTCGCCCGCACCCCGCGCGGCCGGGTCGCCGCGCCGCTCGCCTATGATCGCCTCGGCCTGCCGAACCCCGGCACCGGGCAGGCAGGCCTGTTCGGGGAAAAATGA